The following are encoded together in the Mugil cephalus isolate CIBA_MC_2020 chromosome 18, CIBA_Mcephalus_1.1, whole genome shotgun sequence genome:
- the mrpl15 gene encoding 39S ribosomal protein L15, mitochondrial, protein MSFPKNPGRKGLDVLQNLPRISLANLRPEPGSTKTEKRRGRGQHGGNRSGRGHKGERQRGTRPRLGFEGGNIPFYLAIPQYGFNEGHSRRPQYQPLSLKRLQYLIDLGRLDPTQPIDLTQLVNARGVTVQPLKRDYGVQLVDEGADIFAAKINIEVQRASEGAIAAIERNGGVITNSYYDPISLGILIKPVPFFMRGQPIPKRMLPGEDMVPYYTGAENRGYLADPKKIQQARLDLAQKYGYVLPDISKDELYHMLAMRKDVRQIFFGLSPGWVVNMPEKKILKPTDKKLLKYYSS, encoded by the exons ATGTCTTTCCCTAAAAACCCCGGCCGCAAAGGATTAGATGTCTTGCAGAATCTGCCGCGGATATCTTTAGCAAACTTGCGGCCCGAACCGGGATCCACAAAGACG GAGAAACGTCGGGGCAGAGGCCAGCATGGTGGGAACAGAAGCGGCCGAGGACACAAAGGCGAGCGGCAGAGAGGAACTCGACCCAGGCTGGGCTTTGAGGGGGGCAACATTCCCTTTTATCTGGCTATTCCTCAATACGGATTCAATGAAGGGCACAg TCGTCGTCCACAGTACCAGCCTCTGTCCCTGAAGCGACTGCAGTACCTGATCGATCTGGGCCGACTGGACCCGACCCAGCCCATAGACCTGACCCAGCTTGTCAACGCCAGAGGAGTTACTGTTCAGCCTCTGAAGAGGGACTACGGCGTCCAGCTGGTTGACGAG GGTGCCGACATATTTGCAGCAAAAATCAACATTGAGGTTCAGAGAGCGTCCGAAGGAGCCATAGCTGCAATCGAAAGGAACGGAGGCGTCATCACCAACAGTTACTACGACCCTATAAGTCTTG GGATTCTCATAAAGCCCGTCCCGTTCTTCATGCGTGGACAGCCTATTCCAAAGCGCATGCTGCCCGGGGAGGATATGGTCCCGTACTACACAGGTGCTGAAAACCGGGGTTACTTGGCAGAcccaaaaaaaatccagcagGCTCGACTCGACCTGGCTCAGAAGTACGGCTACGTTTTGCCAGACATTTCAAAGGATGAACTGTATCACATGCTGGCCATGAGGAAGGATGTTCGACAGATCTTCTTTGGCCTCTCTCCAGGCTGGGTCGTTAACATGCCGGAGAAGAAGATCCTTAAACCTACGGACAAGAAGCTGCTGAAATATTACTCCTCATAG
- the sox32 gene encoding SRY-box transcription factor 32, with the protein MRFSHDPAPFQLCANHGAVYEVEELGSADGEHAAEELSPSSGPSSPLSENSDSSCASPKGKTATTQPRVRRPLNAFIIWTKEERRRLAQLNPDLENTDLSKILGKTWKAMSLADKRPYMQEAERLRVQHTIDYPNYKYRPRRRKQLKKSSKNVSAEAPLPSLCSSAFNVPYNLTYLLQNQQQTFPHPTNNVTPLHSGYTSTPVFPHAVDDFSDSPVMYSNLSPYSSAEPQVYFGAPMQYGFSSTAAPLVEQGDSRLYGGLQYPAGPSLEFYLERVQLDMLYDLDRSEFEQYLGPKTHRPESVDPSCYQQQSGHREGRSVS; encoded by the exons ATGCGTTTCAGCCACGACCCTGCTCCGTTCCAGCTTTGCGCGAACCACGGCGCCGTGTACGAGGTCGAGGAGCTGGGCTCCGCTGACGGGGAGCATGCGGCCGAGGAGCTGTCGCCGAGTTCGGGGCCCTCCAGCCCGCTGTCCGAGAACTCGGACTCCAGCTGCGCCAGCCCCAAGGGAAAGACTGCGACGACTCAGCCGAGGGTCAGGAGGCCCCTGAACGCCTTCATCATCTGGACCAAAGAGGAGCGCAGACGGCTGGCGCAGCTCAACCCTGACCTAGAGAACACGGATCTGAGCAAAATACTCG GAAAAACCTGGAAGGCCATGTCCTTGGCTGACAAGCGTCCATACATGCAGGAGGCTGAGCGTCTGCGGGTCCAGCACACCATCGACTATCCCAACTACAAGTACAGGCCGCGCCGGAggaagcagctgaagaagagcTCCAAGAACGTCTCCGCAGAAGCTCCCCTGCCGTCGCTCTGCAGCTCGGCCTTCAACGTGCCCTACAACCTCACCTACCTCCTCCAGAACCAGCAGCAGACCTTCCCACACCCTACGAACAACGTCACCCCTTTACACAGCGGCTACACCAGCACCCCCGTCTTTCCACACGCGGTGGATGACTTCTCAGACAGTCCCGTCATGTACTCAAACCTTTCTCCGTACTCCTCTGCAGAGCCCCAGGTGTATTTTGGCGCTCCCATGCAGTACGGTTTCTCCAGCACCGCAGCACCCCTCGTGGAGCAGGGGGACTCCAGACTATACGGGGGCCTGCAGTACCCCGCCGGGCCCTCGCTGGAGTTTTATTTAGAACGGGTTCAGCTGGACATGCTGTACGACCTGGACCGCAGCGAGTTCGAACAGTATCTGGGTCCGAAGACTCACAGGCCCGAGTCAGTGGATCCCAGCTGCTACCAGCAGCAGAGCGGTCACAGAGAGGGACGCTCAGTGTCATGA
- the lypla1 gene encoding acyl-protein thioesterase 1, with protein MCGNNMSAPLPAIVPAARKATAAVIFLHGLGDTGHGWAEAFAGIRMPHVKYICPHAPTMPVSLNMRMSMPSWFDIYGLSPDADEDESGIKRASENIKALIDQEVKNGIPSHRIILGGFSQGGALSLYTALTTQQKLGGVVALSCWLPLRKSFPQASANSANKDMHVLQCHGDADPLVPFVFGSQTAEKMKGLINPANITFKSYRGLPHSACPEEMVDVKRFIEKQLPPISDE; from the exons ATGTGCGGCAATAACATGTCAGCGCCTTTACCTGCCATTGTGCCTGCTGCCCGGAAAGCCACTGCGGCG gTCATATTTCTGCATGGCCTCGGTGACACTGG GCATGGCTGGGCAGAAGCCTTCGCAGGCATCAGGATGCCACATGTGAAATACATCTGTCCACATGC TCCCACCATGCCAGTTTCTTTGAACATGAGGATGTCCATGCCTTCCTG GTTTGATATCTACGGCTTGAGCCCAGACGCGGACGAAGACGAGTCTGGTATTAAGAGAGCGTCAGAGAACA TTAAAGCCTTGATAGACCAAGAAGTGAAGAATGGCATACCGTCACACAGAATTATCCTCGGTGGATTTTCACAG GGTGGAGCTTTGTCTCTCTACACGGCTCTGACAACTCAGCAGAAGCTCGGTGGAGTGGTTGCTCTAAGCTGCTGGCTACCTCTCCGCAAATCCTTCCCTCAG GCGTCTGCCAACAGTGCTAACAAGGACATGCATGTCCTACAGTGCCACGGGGATGCCGACCCCCTGGTCCCTTTTGTATTTGGCAGCCAGACAGCGGAGAAGATGAAAGGCCTCATCAACCCTGCCAACATCACCTTCAAGTCGTACAGGGGTCTACCTCACAGCGCCTGTCCAGAG GAAATGGTGGACGTCAAGCGATTCATAGAGAAGCAGCTTCCTCCCATCAGTGATGAATGA